A section of the Rhodospirillaceae bacterium genome encodes:
- a CDS encoding peroxiredoxin, which yields MTVSVGDKIPSTKIKTMTADGMSEIDTGDYFAGKKVVMFAVPGAFTPTCSAKHLPGFVDNAAELKGKGVDEIACISVNDAFVMDAWGKSQNAADITMLADGNGDFTKAMGLEMDGSGFGLGTRSQRYALVAENGTITTLNVEQPGAFDVSRAEAILTAL from the coding sequence ATGACAGTCAGTGTTGGAGACAAAATTCCGTCCACGAAAATCAAGACCATGACGGCCGACGGCATGTCGGAAATCGATACAGGCGACTACTTCGCCGGCAAGAAGGTGGTGATGTTCGCCGTACCGGGGGCCTTCACCCCGACCTGCTCGGCCAAGCACCTGCCCGGTTTCGTCGATAACGCCGCAGAACTGAAGGGCAAGGGCGTCGACGAGATCGCCTGCATTTCCGTCAACGACGCCTTCGTCATGGATGCCTGGGGCAAGTCGCAGAATGCCGCCGACATCACCATGCTGGCCGACGGCAACGGCGACTTCACCAAGGCGATGGGGCTGGAAATGGACGGCTCCGGCTTCGGGCTCGGCACGCGCAGCCAGCGCTATGCCCTGGTCGCGGAGAACGGGACGATCACCACCCTGAATGTCGAACAGCCGGGCGCCTTCGACGTCTCCAGGGCCGAGGCGATTCTCACGGCTTTGTAG
- a CDS encoding TetR/AcrR family transcriptional regulator, which yields MARPRSFDSGAVLDKAKAVFWAKGYEGSSISELAAATGLKTGSLYNAFGDKHALYLKTLDRYGEKEVAAAVAWIARQDCRGAEAVAGFLKMIAAQVESGAYSDGCFLCNAAADQAAHDPVIAARVSANMAPLRQVFLDRLKGDPRTADAAAILADFALATYLGMFVMIRGGADGPMIRRAVSVAGAALSV from the coding sequence ATGGCCCGACCGCGCAGTTTCGATTCCGGCGCCGTGCTGGACAAGGCCAAGGCCGTTTTCTGGGCGAAAGGCTACGAAGGATCGTCGATCAGCGAACTCGCAGCAGCGACGGGGCTGAAGACCGGCAGCCTGTACAACGCCTTCGGCGACAAGCACGCGCTCTACCTGAAGACCCTCGACCGCTACGGCGAAAAGGAAGTCGCCGCAGCGGTCGCTTGGATCGCGCGGCAGGATTGCCGCGGCGCGGAAGCGGTCGCCGGATTTCTCAAGATGATCGCGGCTCAGGTCGAATCCGGCGCCTACAGCGACGGCTGCTTCCTGTGCAACGCCGCTGCGGACCAGGCGGCGCACGACCCCGTCATCGCCGCCCGGGTCAGCGCCAACATGGCCCCGCTGCGCCAGGTTTTCCTCGACCGGCTGAAGGGCGATCCACGGACGGCCGACGCGGCGGCGATCCTCGCCGATTTTGCGCTCGCCACCTACCTCGGCATGTTCGTCATGATCCGCGGCGGCGCCGACGGCCCGATGATCCGCCGCGCCGTTTCGGTCGCCGGCGCGGCGCTGAGCGTCTGA
- a CDS encoding leucyl aminopeptidase family protein produces MDPNFDTATSTAPQPAGEAVPISVLDAGELEAWLAGREPRIRAWVDSSGFEVKAGAVCPVPGAAGNVERILCGRDADTPDIWRIAALPERLPPGDYALDSGADPAQAALGWILGAYRFDRYKTTETKARPVLGLPEGIDRERLIATVEAVFLARDLINTPAEDMKPSDLAAAAETVAGRHGAEFRVTVGDDLLERNYPAIHAVGRAAADAPRLIDMAWGDPDRPKVTLVGKGVCFDSGGLGIKPASGMKLMKKDMGGAATVLGLAGMIMAMKLPVRLRLLIPAVENAIAGNAYRPMDVIRTRSGTTVEIGHTDAEGRVILSDALADAAGEEPDLLLDVATLTGAARVALGTELPALFCNDDALAGDILVQAEAADDPLWRLPLWPGYRKRIEGDAGDITNAPEGPFGGAITAALFLERFVDGAARWAHIDTMGWNMTARPGRPKGGEALALRALFAAIEARYG; encoded by the coding sequence ATGGACCCGAACTTCGACACAGCGACCAGCACCGCACCGCAACCTGCCGGCGAGGCGGTGCCGATTTCGGTGCTCGACGCCGGCGAACTGGAGGCCTGGCTCGCCGGCCGGGAGCCGCGCATTCGCGCCTGGGTCGACTCGTCCGGTTTCGAGGTGAAGGCCGGCGCCGTCTGCCCGGTCCCCGGCGCGGCCGGCAATGTGGAGCGCATCCTGTGCGGCCGCGACGCGGACACGCCGGACATCTGGCGCATCGCGGCGCTGCCGGAGCGGCTGCCCCCCGGCGACTACGCGCTCGACTCCGGCGCCGACCCGGCGCAGGCCGCGCTGGGCTGGATACTCGGCGCCTACCGGTTCGACCGCTACAAGACGACGGAGACGAAGGCGCGGCCGGTCCTGGGACTGCCGGAAGGTATCGACCGCGAACGGCTGATCGCGACCGTCGAGGCGGTGTTCCTGGCGCGCGACCTGATCAACACGCCGGCCGAGGACATGAAACCGAGCGATCTGGCCGCCGCCGCCGAAACGGTCGCCGGGCGGCACGGCGCCGAATTCCGCGTCACGGTCGGCGACGACCTGCTGGAGCGGAACTATCCGGCGATCCACGCCGTCGGCCGGGCCGCCGCAGACGCGCCCCGCCTGATCGACATGGCCTGGGGCGATCCGGACCGGCCGAAGGTCACGCTGGTCGGCAAGGGCGTGTGTTTCGACAGCGGCGGCCTGGGCATCAAGCCGGCGTCCGGCATGAAGCTGATGAAGAAGGACATGGGCGGCGCGGCGACGGTCCTGGGCCTCGCCGGCATGATCATGGCGATGAAACTGCCGGTGCGCCTGCGCCTGCTGATCCCGGCGGTCGAGAACGCGATTGCCGGCAACGCCTACCGGCCGATGGACGTGATCCGCACGCGCAGCGGCACGACGGTCGAGATCGGCCACACCGATGCGGAAGGCCGGGTCATCCTGAGCGACGCCCTGGCCGACGCGGCGGGCGAGGAGCCGGACCTTCTGCTCGACGTCGCCACGCTGACCGGCGCGGCCCGGGTGGCGCTGGGGACCGAACTGCCGGCGCTGTTCTGCAACGACGACGCGCTGGCCGGGGATATCCTCGTGCAGGCCGAAGCCGCGGACGACCCGCTGTGGCGCCTGCCGCTGTGGCCGGGCTACCGCAAGCGCATCGAGGGCGACGCTGGCGACATCACCAACGCGCCGGAAGGCCCGTTCGGCGGCGCGATCACCGCCGCCCTGTTCCTGGAACGGTTCGTCGACGGTGCGGCCCGTTGGGCGCACATCGACACGATGGGCTGGAACATGACCGCCCGGCCTGGCCGGCCCAAGGGCGGCGAGGCGCTCGCCCTGCGCGCCCTGTTCGCCGCGATCGAAGCGCGCTACGGCTGA
- a CDS encoding glyoxylate/hydroxypyruvate reductase A yields the protein MTLLLASSWGDMDPYFGKWREMLIAQPGGIEVRLYPDELGDAADITAALVWDPPPGLLAGLPNLKLIQSLGMGVDHIFRHDDLPEGVPVARLVDPDLVARMSEYCVHSVLHYHRDADRYDRDQAARRWNPVSYPAASTRRVGIMGVGAIGADTAAKLKHLGFDVAGWSRTPKDLPGVVGFHGAEGFAGFLQRSEIVVCLLPLTAETEGILDARAFDLMPFGGGIINAARGGHVVDADLIAALDSGKLGFAKLDVFREEPLPGDHPFWRHPKIRITPHNAGITNPTTAAAEVAENYRRAMRGEPPNNIVDPARGY from the coding sequence ATGACTTTGCTCCTGGCCTCCTCCTGGGGCGACATGGACCCCTATTTCGGCAAATGGCGCGAAATGCTGATCGCGCAGCCGGGCGGGATCGAGGTGCGGCTGTATCCGGACGAACTGGGCGACGCTGCGGACATTACCGCCGCGCTGGTCTGGGATCCGCCGCCAGGCCTGCTCGCCGGCCTGCCGAATTTGAAGCTGATCCAGTCCCTGGGCATGGGCGTCGACCATATCTTCAGGCACGACGACCTGCCCGAGGGCGTCCCGGTGGCGCGCCTGGTCGATCCCGACCTCGTGGCGCGGATGAGCGAATATTGCGTGCACAGCGTGCTGCATTATCACCGCGACGCCGACCGCTACGACCGGGACCAGGCGGCACGGCGCTGGAACCCGGTCTCCTATCCGGCCGCGAGCACGCGCCGGGTCGGCATCATGGGCGTCGGCGCGATCGGCGCCGATACCGCCGCAAAGCTGAAACATCTGGGATTCGACGTCGCCGGCTGGAGCCGGACGCCCAAGGACCTTCCGGGCGTCGTCGGCTTCCACGGCGCGGAGGGGTTCGCCGGCTTCCTGCAGCGCTCGGAGATCGTCGTCTGCCTGCTGCCGCTGACCGCGGAGACGGAGGGCATTCTCGATGCAAGGGCCTTCGATCTGATGCCCTTCGGCGGCGGCATTATCAACGCGGCGCGCGGCGGCCATGTCGTCGACGCCGACCTGATCGCGGCGCTGGATTCGGGCAAGCTCGGATTCGCCAAGCTGGACGTGTTCCGGGAGGAGCCGCTGCCCGGGGACCATCCCTTCTGGCGCCACCCGAAGATCCGCATCACGCCGCACAATGCCGGCATCACCAATCCGACGACTGCAGCGGCCGAGGTCGCGGAAAACTACCGCCGGGCGATGCGCGGCGAGCCGCCGAACAACATCGTCGACCCTGCGCGGGGCTATTGA
- a CDS encoding ABC transporter ATP-binding protein, whose protein sequence is MSAERLLTVDNLKVDFNVPDGTVHAVKGVSFHVDKGETLAIVGESGSGKSVSALSVLQLLPYPQASHPAGAVDFQGEELIGASKQVLRRIRGNRISMIFQEPLTALNPLHTVEKQIGEILRIHKGMVKGAARKRVLELLEKVGIKEAERRLGSFPHELSGGQRQRVMIAMALANEPDLLIADEPTTAVDVTIQATILQLLKDLQKDMGLGILFITHDLGVVEHFADRVAVMRLGEIVEEGAVADVFGRPQHEYTQRLLASEPKGTPPEVPDSAAEMLATEGFRVWYPIKAGVFRRTVDHIKAVDEVALRVRAGETVGVVGESGSGKSSLGLGLLRLISSRGPIVYQGRDIQGLGWKALRPLRREMQIVFQDPFGSLSPRLSVGEIVEEGLKIHGLGDPDARERAVIDALAETGLDPDTRHRYPHEFSGGQRQRVSIARAIVLKPKVVVLDEPTSALDRSVQSQIIDLLHQLQRDHDLAYLFISHDLKVVRAMSHQVIVMRDGKVVEQGPAADVLDNPQAAYTRALMDAAFDFKADETGIVAA, encoded by the coding sequence ATGAGCGCCGAACGCCTGCTTACCGTCGACAATCTGAAGGTCGATTTCAACGTGCCGGACGGCACGGTCCATGCCGTCAAGGGCGTTTCCTTTCATGTCGATAAAGGCGAAACGCTGGCGATCGTCGGCGAAAGCGGCTCGGGCAAGTCGGTCTCGGCGCTGTCGGTGCTCCAGCTCCTGCCCTACCCGCAGGCGAGCCATCCCGCCGGCGCCGTCGACTTCCAGGGCGAAGAGCTGATCGGCGCATCGAAGCAGGTGCTGCGCCGGATTCGCGGCAACCGCATTTCGATGATCTTCCAGGAGCCGCTGACAGCCCTCAACCCGCTGCACACCGTCGAGAAGCAGATCGGCGAAATCCTGCGCATCCACAAGGGCATGGTGAAAGGCGCGGCGCGCAAGCGGGTGCTCGAACTGCTGGAGAAGGTCGGCATCAAGGAGGCGGAGCGGCGGCTCGGCTCGTTCCCGCACGAACTCTCGGGCGGTCAGCGCCAGCGGGTGATGATCGCCATGGCGCTCGCCAACGAGCCCGACCTGCTGATCGCCGACGAGCCCACGACGGCTGTTGACGTGACGATCCAGGCGACGATCCTCCAGCTCCTGAAGGACCTCCAGAAGGACATGGGCCTCGGCATCCTGTTCATCACCCACGATCTCGGCGTGGTCGAACATTTCGCCGACCGGGTCGCGGTCATGCGCCTCGGCGAGATCGTCGAGGAGGGCGCCGTCGCCGACGTGTTCGGCCGGCCGCAGCACGAATACACCCAACGCCTCCTGGCCTCGGAGCCGAAGGGCACGCCGCCGGAGGTGCCGGACAGCGCCGCCGAAATGCTCGCCACCGAAGGGTTCCGGGTCTGGTATCCGATCAAGGCCGGCGTGTTCCGCCGCACCGTCGATCACATCAAGGCGGTCGACGAGGTGGCCTTGCGCGTCCGGGCCGGCGAGACCGTCGGCGTCGTCGGCGAGAGCGGGTCCGGCAAGTCGTCGCTCGGGCTGGGCCTGCTGCGGCTGATCTCGAGCCGCGGGCCCATCGTCTACCAGGGCCGGGACATCCAGGGCCTCGGCTGGAAGGCGCTGCGCCCGCTGCGGCGCGAGATGCAGATCGTGTTCCAGGATCCGTTCGGCAGCCTGAGCCCGCGGCTTTCGGTCGGCGAGATCGTCGAGGAAGGACTCAAGATCCACGGCCTGGGAGACCCCGATGCGCGCGAGCGGGCGGTCATCGATGCCCTGGCGGAGACCGGCCTCGATCCCGATACCCGCCACCGCTATCCGCATGAATTTTCCGGCGGCCAGCGCCAGCGGGTTTCGATCGCCCGCGCCATCGTGCTCAAGCCGAAGGTCGTGGTGCTGGACGAACCGACCTCCGCGCTCGACCGGTCGGTGCAAAGCCAGATCATCGACCTGCTGCACCAGCTTCAGCGCGATCACGATCTGGCCTATCTGTTCATCAGCCACGATCTGAAGGTCGTCCGGGCGATGAGCCACCAGGTCATCGTCATGCGCGACGGCAAGGTGGTGGAGCAGGGCCCGGCGGCCGACGTGCTCGACAATCCGCAGGCGGCCTACACGCGGGCCCTGATGGATGCGGCCTTCGATTTCAAGGCCGACGAGACAGGCATCGTCGCGGCTTGA
- a CDS encoding ABC transporter permease has product MSVAPARKDSVLWWRITPVTARRLANFRANRRGYWSLWIFAALFVLSLFAELIANDRPIVVWYDGGLYLPSVSRYAETAFGGEFETEADYTDRFVQQKIGEKGWMVWPLIPYRYDSQVIGLPEPSPTPPSAANPLGTDDQARDVLARVIYGFRLSVLFGLVLTLLSSVIGVAMGAIQGYFGGWTDLSLQRFIEIWESVPILYLLIILSAIVEPNFWWLLIILLLFSWMALVGVVRAEFLRARNFDYVRAARALGASNVTIMFRHVLPNAMVATLTFMPFILSGSIVALTSLDFLGYGLPPGSPSLGELLKQGRSNLESPWLGVTAFFVLAALLSLLVFIGEAVRDAFDPRKGIAAAAPPPEQDPDSAAAISNVRQPADGALAAAGRVP; this is encoded by the coding sequence ATGAGCGTCGCCCCGGCCCGGAAGGACAGCGTCCTGTGGTGGCGGATCACGCCGGTGACGGCGCGGCGGCTGGCCAATTTCCGCGCCAACCGGCGGGGCTATTGGTCACTCTGGATCTTCGCCGCGCTCTTTGTCCTCAGCCTGTTCGCCGAGTTGATCGCCAACGACCGGCCGATCGTCGTCTGGTACGACGGCGGCCTCTACCTGCCCTCGGTCAGCCGCTATGCCGAGACGGCCTTCGGCGGCGAGTTCGAGACCGAGGCCGACTACACCGACCGCTTCGTGCAGCAGAAGATCGGCGAGAAAGGCTGGATGGTCTGGCCGCTCATCCCCTACCGCTACGATTCCCAGGTCATCGGCCTGCCCGAACCGTCGCCGACGCCGCCATCGGCCGCCAACCCGCTCGGGACCGACGACCAGGCGCGCGACGTGCTGGCCCGGGTGATCTACGGTTTCCGCCTGTCCGTCCTGTTCGGCTTGGTCCTGACGCTGCTCAGCAGCGTGATCGGCGTGGCGATGGGCGCGATCCAGGGCTATTTCGGCGGCTGGACCGACCTGTCCCTGCAGCGCTTCATCGAAATCTGGGAATCCGTCCCGATCCTCTACCTGCTCATCATCCTTTCGGCCATCGTGGAGCCGAATTTCTGGTGGCTGCTCATCATCTTGCTGCTGTTCAGTTGGATGGCGCTGGTCGGCGTGGTGCGCGCGGAATTCCTGCGCGCGCGCAATTTCGATTATGTCCGCGCCGCCCGGGCGCTCGGTGCGAGCAATGTCACCATCATGTTCAGGCATGTCCTGCCCAACGCGATGGTCGCGACCCTCACCTTCATGCCCTTCATCCTGTCCGGCTCGATCGTCGCGCTGACGTCGCTCGATTTCCTGGGCTACGGCCTGCCGCCCGGCTCGCCGTCGCTGGGTGAATTGCTCAAGCAGGGCCGGTCGAACCTCGAATCGCCCTGGCTCGGCGTCACGGCGTTCTTCGTGCTCGCCGCCCTGCTGAGCCTGCTCGTGTTCATCGGCGAGGCGGTGCGCGACGCCTTCGATCCGCGCAAGGGCATCGCCGCCGCCGCGCCGCCGCCGGAGCAGGATCCGGATTCCGCAGCAGCAATTTCGAACGTCCGCCAGCCGGCCGACGGCGCGCTCGCCGCCGCGGGACGGGTCCCATGA
- a CDS encoding microcin C ABC transporter permease YejB: MLAYIVRRLLLIIPTLLGIMVINFVIINMAPGGPIEQLIANLRQGGDQVAERTGSSRGQEAGIGQQERQPGAESRAGRGLDPELLEKLRKQLNLDKPPHERFVLMVANYAAFDFGQSFFKNRPVVDLVLEKMPVSISLGLWTTLIVYLVCIPLGIRKAVRDGSAFDIWTSGVVVVANAIPGFLFAIMLVILFATGAVFQWFPLKGLVSENFSELSTAGQVLDYLWHIALPVLALVIGGFAALTLLTKNSFLEEINKQYVVTARAKGMGERRVLYGHVFRNAMLIVIAGFPGAFIGILFTGSLLIEIIFNLDGLGLLGFEAIVNRDYPVVFATLFFFSLIGLLVKLITDLTYIWVDPRIDFEARQA, translated from the coding sequence ATGCTGGCCTATATCGTCCGCCGCCTGCTGCTGATCATCCCGACCTTGCTCGGGATCATGGTGATCAACTTCGTCATCATCAACATGGCGCCGGGCGGGCCGATCGAGCAGCTGATCGCAAACCTGCGCCAGGGCGGCGACCAGGTCGCGGAGCGCACCGGTTCGTCCCGCGGGCAGGAGGCCGGCATCGGGCAGCAGGAGCGGCAGCCGGGCGCCGAATCGCGCGCCGGCCGGGGCCTCGATCCGGAGCTGCTGGAGAAGCTGCGCAAGCAGCTCAATCTCGACAAGCCGCCCCACGAACGGTTCGTCCTGATGGTCGCCAACTACGCGGCCTTCGATTTCGGCCAGAGCTTCTTCAAGAACCGGCCGGTGGTCGATCTGGTGCTGGAGAAGATGCCGGTCTCGATATCGCTGGGGTTGTGGACGACGCTGATCGTCTATCTGGTCTGTATCCCGCTCGGCATCCGCAAGGCGGTGCGCGACGGCTCGGCCTTCGACATCTGGACCAGCGGCGTCGTCGTGGTCGCCAACGCAATTCCCGGATTCCTGTTTGCTATCATGCTGGTCATCCTGTTCGCGACCGGGGCGGTGTTCCAGTGGTTCCCGCTCAAGGGGCTGGTGTCGGAGAATTTCAGCGAGCTTTCCACGGCCGGGCAGGTGCTGGACTATCTGTGGCACATTGCATTGCCGGTGCTGGCGCTCGTGATCGGCGGCTTTGCGGCGCTGACGCTGCTGACCAAGAACAGCTTTCTCGAAGAGATCAACAAGCAGTATGTCGTGACCGCGCGCGCCAAGGGCATGGGCGAGCGGCGGGTGCTCTACGGCCATGTCTTCCGCAACGCGATGCTGATCGTGATCGCCGGCTTCCCCGGCGCCTTTATCGGCATCCTGTTCACCGGCTCGCTGCTGATCGAGATCATCTTCAATCTCGACGGCCTCGGCCTGCTCGGCTTCGAGGCGATCGTCAACCGGGATTATCCGGTCGTCTTCGCAACCCTGTTCTTCTTCTCGCTGATCGGCCTGCTGGTGAAGCTCATCACCGACCTCACCTACATCTGGGTCGATCCGCGGATCGATTTCGAGGCCCGGCAAGCATGA
- a CDS encoding extracellular solute-binding protein yields the protein MASGIVESHAIAMHGTPKYSAGFPHFDYVNPKAPKGGSLWLAAQGTFDSLNPYIVKGTAASGAGLIYDTLMRRADDEPFTLYPLLAESIRYPQGRSWIEFTLNPAARWHDGRPVTVDDVIFSMNILRKQGRPFYRYYFRDIARMERTGPRSVKFVFRGGTNRELPLIVAGDLNILPKHYWEKRDFSKFSLDPPLGSGPYRIGKVSPGRRIEFLRVKDYWGRNLPANVGHYNFDLIRYEYFFDASVMREALKAGQFDYRAENTASAWARAYDIAAKREGLLVQKTFPTGQPSGMQAFVYNLRNPLFRDWRVRRALVYAFDFEWTNRNLFFGQYARTRSFFDNSELASRPGKPRGAVLRLLQDLKRRYPGAVPDRIFASPYTLPVYRDSNIRPGLRAAFSLLKEAGWVVRDFRLVNAKTGRPFSFTLLLRSPAFERIVLPIRRNLKRLGIDMRIRLVDFSQYVNRVRKFDFDVVVLGWGQSLSPGNEQRGFWTTAAAKRPASNNWSGLQNRAVDDLVEQLIAAPDRKSLVLRTRALDRLLLSQHFVIPNWHIPYDRIVFWDKFGYPDKPTIGGADIMTWWFDPAKAARLRGRIASLK from the coding sequence TTGGCGTCAGGCATCGTCGAGAGCCACGCCATCGCCATGCACGGGACGCCGAAATATTCGGCCGGCTTCCCGCATTTCGACTATGTCAACCCGAAGGCGCCGAAGGGCGGCAGCCTGTGGCTGGCGGCCCAGGGCACCTTCGACAGCCTGAATCCCTACATCGTCAAGGGCACGGCGGCGAGCGGGGCCGGGCTGATCTACGACACGTTGATGCGCCGGGCGGATGACGAACCGTTCACGCTCTATCCGCTGCTCGCCGAATCGATCCGCTATCCGCAGGGCCGGTCCTGGATCGAGTTCACGCTCAATCCCGCGGCGCGCTGGCACGACGGTCGGCCCGTCACCGTCGATGACGTGATTTTCTCCATGAACATCCTGCGCAAGCAGGGCCGGCCGTTCTACCGCTACTATTTCCGCGATATCGCCCGGATGGAGCGGACCGGGCCGCGTTCGGTGAAGTTCGTCTTCCGCGGCGGCACCAACCGCGAGCTGCCCCTGATCGTCGCCGGAGACCTCAACATTCTGCCCAAGCATTATTGGGAAAAGCGGGACTTTTCGAAATTCTCCCTCGATCCGCCGCTCGGCAGCGGACCCTACCGGATCGGCAAGGTCTCTCCCGGCCGCCGGATCGAATTTCTCCGGGTCAAGGACTATTGGGGCCGGAACCTGCCGGCGAATGTCGGCCATTACAATTTCGACCTGATCCGCTACGAGTATTTCTTCGACGCCTCGGTGATGCGCGAGGCGCTGAAGGCGGGCCAGTTCGACTATCGCGCCGAGAACACGGCCTCCGCCTGGGCGCGGGCCTACGACATCGCCGCGAAGCGCGAGGGGCTGCTGGTCCAGAAGACCTTCCCGACCGGCCAGCCCAGCGGCATGCAGGCCTTCGTCTACAATTTGCGCAATCCGCTGTTCCGGGACTGGCGGGTGCGGCGGGCGCTGGTCTACGCCTTCGATTTCGAATGGACCAACCGCAACCTGTTCTTCGGCCAGTATGCCCGGACCCGGAGCTTCTTCGACAATTCCGAACTCGCATCGCGCCCCGGCAAGCCCAGGGGCGCGGTGCTGAGGCTGTTGCAGGATTTGAAGCGGCGCTATCCCGGCGCGGTGCCGGACCGGATATTCGCATCGCCCTACACGCTGCCCGTCTACAGGGACAGCAACATCCGTCCGGGCCTGCGCGCGGCCTTCAGTCTGCTGAAAGAGGCCGGCTGGGTCGTCCGCGATTTCCGCTTGGTCAACGCAAAGACGGGCCGGCCGTTCAGCTTTACCCTGCTGTTGCGCTCGCCGGCCTTCGAAAGGATCGTGCTGCCCATCCGGCGCAATCTGAAACGGCTGGGCATCGACATGCGCATCCGGCTGGTCGATTTCTCCCAGTATGTCAACCGGGTGCGCAAGTTCGATTTCGACGTCGTCGTCCTCGGCTGGGGCCAGTCGCTCTCGCCGGGCAACGAGCAGCGCGGTTTCTGGACGACGGCTGCCGCCAAACGGCCCGCCAGCAACAACTGGAGCGGCCTGCAGAACCGGGCCGTCGACGACCTGGTGGAGCAGTTGATCGCCGCGCCCGACCGGAAGAGCCTGGTGCTGCGGACCCGGGCGCTCGACCGGCTGCTGCTCAGCCAGCATTTCGTCATCCCGAACTGGCACATCCCCTATGATCGCATCGTGTTCTGGGACAAGTTCGGCTATCCGGACAAACCGACGATCGGCGGCGCGGATATCATGACCTGGTGGTTCGACCCTGCGAAGGCGGCCCGGCTGCGCGGCCGGATCGCGAGCCTGAAATAG